The Lepeophtheirus salmonis chromosome 6, UVic_Lsal_1.4, whole genome shotgun sequence DNA window AAAAGTATTTAAGAGATTTTGTTAAGTTCcaatcaattttttccatttatatcaGTGAAGCTGGATTTCTTAGCTAACGAAAAAGATGTGTAACACTGTACTGGatgtataaaaagtaatgagatcttataaaaatacagttttgaaaagatgttgttgattaaatcataCAGTtcagattatttattaatagcttagattctaagcctttgattgatgtacattttgtaaacaaaaattctgtatatgtcgccatggaggcaagaagagccatcataggcaatttaatccggACCGAGAGGGCCACCTCAGACATCAAGAAGGTCTTAACCATCAGCAAGGCCACAGTATGTCGGGTCATAAACCGTTTGGCTGATGGCGACATCAGTCCAACAAAGCCACGTAGTCATTTCAGCAGGACAGGACTCCgacccatactgctaatattatACAAGAGTGaatgggtagcaacatgaacttctggtccaagaacctttggcccCCTTAGAGCCCAGATCTGACTCCACAGAATTACTCCATTGGGTggtaaattgagaaaaaggcctGAAAAGTCcaccacccgaatattgatccCCTGAAGACATCCGTTAACCaacagtggaggatcatgaaaaatgactacgttcccaatgtgtgcaaggggttctGAAGGCGGTTGGAGGcagtcattgaggctgatggtggccagattcaaaattaatgtgcattgttatagtaaaaaatatgaaaaaataaaatttttgatgtaCAACATCATTCTGATTAATTATTAGTGTTTTACATATAAGAGGCAGGTCTCTAATGCTTTTTCTaggataaaagaatatattaatttgtaataaaaatggaagcaaaagaTTAGAGATTATCAAATTAGTACGTCTTCTTCTTAGCAAATCTGAAATTGTTAAGAGGCTGAAGGTGTCTCCATACAGTATACAATATCAGAAAGTATGAGGGGGATAGAGAAAGCCACAGGGTTAGGGGCAGAAGTCGTAGACCAATAAAATTGAGATCAAAGGATAATAAGCATGTATTTGAGGTCAATCGAAACATATTCATGTCAGATTTTTCCAGGAAGATGAAGGTGAGCAAGTCTGTAGTCTCTAAAGCTGTCCAATATGCTGGTGGGATATATCTGAGGTATGTAGAAAGGCCTTTGGtaagtcaaaattaaattaatgccTGTTTGGAACGCTGCAAGAGGATAATAAATGGTTTCAAACACAATGGTGATATGATCATCTTTTAAAATGATGAGACTGTGGATCTTGTCATCAAAAAACAATATGACAGGattatttgtattgaaaatacCCCTAAAAGTTTTTTGGAAGTCTCCAAGACGAAACATCCAGCTTCAGTGATGATGCATGTGGAAAGAGTTTTTGGCCTGCTCAGTCCACTGATCTGAATCCTTTGGACCTTTGAATATGGTGGCATATTGAGTCCCAAGCCTACAGAGTCTACCACATCAACATCTCCAAGCTTAAAGCCACTGTTCAGTCCCGTTGGAGGATAATGTCCAAGACTTAAATTGCTAAAGTATTAAGTGACTTCAATACCTAGTCTAGAGACTATAATTAAAGTTGGtggaaatcaaaataatgaaaaataatcttcatGATGTGTAAATAACAAAGTATTTGTTAGATTTTCCGGTACAACTTCATTCTGATCAGTTACGCAGGGTTATTTATCGCATAATCAAAGTGGTCAGACACTTTTCGAACACccgtcatatatatatattaaatttcacatAATCTGAGTTATTgaggtaaatatttttgaggaatttGTTGAGGAATGACCCAAATGACCATAAAAGCCAAggcagaaataaaaaatttattttttctatagtgTTATTAAGTACATTCAAGTAAATGTTTTAGTCATTTTTCCTTGAGATATTGGATACAAACGGAGTTTTAtgggtaaaagtaatttttaggaggaacaatatttttttaataaatgtaattaattttagattatttttttcttgtaactaATATCATTTGGATTATTGATTCTTTTGCTTTCAGTTGATATAACTTtatcaaagttcaaaaattaatctttttggagaaatttgTGATATTGTAACGCTCAGCAACAAGCAATTGCaacaagaaatgtttttttctttctcgtattctgttttttttttcactattttatatattttggctTTTCAGCAAGCATATTTGTTACCCTGCGAcggactgtttttttttttttactttgcaaCAGTTTCAAACGCAATTTATCGAAAAACTACGGGCTAATTCAAtcacatataaatatgtttataaacatatacaagTAAAAGCGAGATCCCGGGAAATTATAGGGATCCCATTAGTAAATAAcgaatactttaaaatttaagaactattttttttttttttaagaatgaaatacatttttggctAGTCAAACCAatattctcaatatttttttctttttttttctccttttataAGTATTCTTAATTTGTCAGTTGGTTTTTTTAGAAACCgcatgtccttttttttaaattccgcATCCCCCCCCCAACCCAAAAACAAATAActcaataataaatgatgaacaagttaattttttctggattcctatatataattaaacgaAACTGAtgttttgaaatgataaaatacaggAATTCCCCGTAGGTGTAAAACCCTAAGAAATTCCTAGATAATGGGATCTTGGGAAATAAACTCTACTACACATATTAAGTAGTACATTGTACAAacaatttgtttcatttaactaattattggcgtttcatttacatattacaAATATGACGTGGATTAAcgtaaatgtttatttatcagATACAAAGGCAGCCTggaggaatatttaaaaaagggcaACATAATTAAAGGTGTCGTAAATTGCGAATCTTAtgttacagtaaaaaaaatggaaggttGTTAACTTTACTTTACTAGACTCAAAATATATGCTCCATTTTGCTAATATGAATCTTCAGTTAGTTTTTTACGACTAAATCATATTATACCTCAAACAAAAATGCAATGTTTGCTTCgttaattgttaaataaattcaaaatctttGCACCATCTTGCcacaataaatgttttattagtgAATAAACGCCATAGCCAAAGTTTGCAGGGTAAAAGAATTCCCTTGATCCTTAAGActtaatacaaacatatatccctaatatgtaaataaataacaatattttggtctcccttatataaatttacaactcTGTCTTTGTTATCTACTCAAATCTTATTATAGCTgctaaattgtttgaaaaatttatttatgattttattttgtacatttttttttaatagatgacatgattattcaaatacaattaaatgaTTATTGGTTTAATGCATTTCCGTTAATCaattccatatttatattttatcaagattaaatcattattttataaatgtatcaaTAAAATGAATCTTGTGAATAAactcctttataaaaaaaaaaaaaatatcaaaaacagtCTTCACAACAATTTCAACGAGGTAAGATCCCAATTATACATTGATTGGAACTGtaaataagtataaagaaatgttaataaacatcaaaattaattcactacacatcattattatttagtacaAATAACACTTCAACGTTAAATtaagttcttattttttactcaatagggtacttcattcattttaaaacgAGAGTTAGTAGATTGTGTcgtgattttaaataatattaaactaatagaaaatatcaaactactgaagataaatatatagaattaaacaataaattgacCTTAATTTTTTAGGGAGGATTTCATCTTACTTTCAAACTATTGATCATTAGAAAATGGGTTTTACGAAGCATTGTGGCCCGTTATCCTTCGCATTTATCAAGACTTACCTAATTATCCTCATTCCTCTACTACtcttaccaatattttttttggatgaaagtcGAGAAAAAGAATGTAAATGTCTTTATGTAATACTATTGATGGCGATTTTTTGGGTGTTACAGATATTACCAATTGTAGTCACTGCGTTTTTTCCTTTAGTATTATTTCCATTGTTCGAAATCCAATCCACGGTAAGaattcaaagtaaaataaaagaatgagctTCTGAtcttattaaatacttattatattttagagtgATGTATCTTCCAACTATTTGACATCAAGTAACAGTCTATTTATGGGAGGACTCATATTGGCGATTGCAGTAGAGGACAGTGGTCTTGATCGAAGAATTGCGATTTCCTTTTTGAATATCACAGGATCAAGTCCAAAGGGATTACTCTTCGGATTGATGACTATTACaagttttctttcattattggtATCGAACACTGCAACAACAGCGATGATGATACCCATTTTGAATGGTATTTTTGAAACTGCAAACTTAGTCAAGGATGAAACAGGAagggaaaaatataagaatggATTGCTACTAGCAATAGCGTATGCATCTAACATTGGTGGAACGGGATTTTTAACTGGATCTCCTCCTAATTTGGTTGCTCCTGGTGCATTGGAGCAAAAATTTGGGCCTGATTCATCGATCTCTTTTATCAAATGGGCTATGTTTGCAATTCCATTGATGATTGTGAATTTGATTTTCGGAGGAATTTggctttatttcttctttggattttctaaatattcacAAGAGTATTCTACTGAAGATGTAAGTACTCaaataaaagtaaacttttataCAGGTAAAGTACTTATAACACAACCTTTtacttaaagaaattaaatggaATAGTTGTGGAACATGGTAATGATACATTGCCCGAGAACAAAATCAATCCTAACGATATtatcagaaagaaaaaaaaagaattaggaAGAATATCAACTCGAGAAGTACTAATTGCTTCGCTTTTTGGATTTACGGTTCTTCTTTGGTTTTTGAAAACACCAAAAATGTTTCCAGGTTGGAGCGATTTGTTCCCCGAGGTACCCATTTCTTCAGCAACACCTGTGTTTTTAACTGTAATCCTAATGTTCATAATACCAAGAGAATTTCATTTCTGGCCATTTGTAAGCTGGGACACTCCTCCAAAAAGTTCTGAATCATTGATTACATGGAAAGTCatagaaaaaaagttaccaTGGGGAATTATGTTTCTCTTAGGAGGAGGTTATGCAATGGCTGGAGGAACGAAAGATTCTGGACTGAGCAAATGGCTTGTTGAAAATTTAAAGACATCCATGATGAAACAAGAAAAATGGGTCATCAATCTCATTTTCTGTTTAATAATGACTTTTGGAACGGAACTCATGTCTAATGCCGCAGCGGCAAACATTGTTCTACCCATTTTGATTGATCTATCCATAGGAATTTGCTCAAGTCCATTGTTTTTTGGTAAttccttgaaaaata harbors:
- the LOC121119833 gene encoding solute carrier family 13 member 2, yielding MGFTKHCGPLSFAFIKTYLIILIPLLLLPIFFLDESREKECKCLYVILLMAIFWVLQILPIVVTAFFPLVLFPLFEIQSTSDVSSNYLTSSNSLFMGGLILAIAVEDSGLDRRIAISFLNITGSSPKGLLFGLMTITSFLSLLVSNTATTAMMIPILNGIFETANLVKDETGREKYKNGLLLAIAYASNIGGTGFLTGSPPNLVAPGALEQKFGPDSSISFIKWAMFAIPLMIVNLIFGGIWLYFFFGFSKYSQEYSTEDKLNGIVVEHGNDTLPENKINPNDIIRKKKKELGRISTREVLIASLFGFTVLLWFLKTPKMFPGWSDLFPEVPISSATPVFLTVILMFIIPREFHFWPFVSWDTPPKSSESLITWKVIEKKLPWGIMFLLGGGYAMAGGTKDSGLSKWLVENLKTSMMKQEKWVINLIFCLIMTFGTELMSNAAAANIVLPILIDLSIGICSSPLFFVVSTALCSSYAFMVPIATGPNALVFQASTMSQFTMIKAGTIMNLVCIVTTTAAINLYADQIYEITPPPQWVIDYYKTTNNTECLTSLNIE